A genomic stretch from Triplophysa dalaica isolate WHDGS20190420 chromosome 4, ASM1584641v1, whole genome shotgun sequence includes:
- the jak2b gene encoding tyrosine-protein kinase JAK2 isoform X2 has protein sequence MDMETAACELLHQNGDVHHEDLGVKQSTVLKIHFYHSSQSDAPCGPLCYPQGQYITEQLIIDAAKECGVSPVYCSLFGLYKEDEGIWLSPNHILHLDEASDENLLFRIRYYFPGWYSCGASRAYRYGVNKGSESPVLDDYVMAYLFAQWRSDFVNGWVKLSSDHEIQEECLGMAVLDMMRTGKEKQCSPLDIYNEISYKSFLPKDMRERIQDYHFITRKRIRHRFRKVVQQLSQCRASARDLKLKYLISLESLDSGFYTERFKVKKPSAEQVTIIVSADHGIQLCREQPKDTQLEDLQTYCDFAEVVDISIRQACKEGRDTNRIVSINRQDGKPLELEFSSSMEALSFVSLIDGYYRLTTDALHYLCKDVAPPHLLEAIESYCHGPISMDFAISKLRKSGNQRGLFVLRCSPKDFNKYFLTLAVGAYEDVEYKHCLITRSVTGDYNLSGTKRSFRSLKELLKCYQKETVKSEDIVFQFSRFCSPRAREKSNLLVCRSNRGSEVPLSSSMQRSNISQMVFHKIKKEDLDLGESLGQGTFTKIFRGIRKEQGDYGETHKTEVIVKVLDKAHRNYSESFFEAASIMSQLTHKHLVLTYGVCVCGEENIMVQEYVKFGSLDTYLKKNKNSMSVNILWKLEVAKQLAWAMLFLEEKNLTHGNVCAKNILLIREEDRTQGNPPFIKLSDPGISVTVLPREILVERIPWVPPECIVDPKNLSPATDKWSFGTTVWEICSGGEKPLANMDNSKKHLFYENHHQLPAPKWTELANLINSCMDYEPTVRPSFRAIIRDLNNLFCPDYEIVKETDILPSRTGASGFSSGAFENEEPVQFEERHLIFLQQLGKGNFGSVEMCRYDPLQDNTGEVVAVKKLQHSTTEHIRDFEREIEILKSLQHENIVKYKGVCYGAGRRNLRLVMEYLPYGSLRDYLNKNKDRIDHNKLVFYSAQICKGMEYLATKRYIHRDLATRNILVESEFRVKIGDFGLTKVLPQDKEYYKVKEPGESPIFWYAPESLTESKFSVASDVWSFGVVLYELFTYSNKLCSPPTVFMSMMGGDKQGQTIVYHLIELLKRGNLLPQPAGCPSEIYEIMQECWDNDPCVRPTFKQLALHVDLIRDGSDLDRYTQVPAF, from the exons ATGGACATGGAGACAGCAGCCTGTGAACTCCTTCACCAGAATGGCGACGTCCACCATGAGGACCTTGGCGTGAAGCAATCCACAgttcttaaaatacatttctaccACAGCAGTCAGAGTGACGCCCCCTGCGGCCCCCTCTGTTACCCACAAGGACAGTACATCACTGAACAGCTCATCATCGATGCCGCCAAAGAGTGCG GAGTGTCGCCAGTCTACTGTAGCCTGTTTGGGTTGTACAAGGAAGATGAAGGCATCTGGTTATCGCCCAATCACATTCTGCATTTAGATGAAGCATCTGATGAGAATCTGTTGTTCAGAATTAG GTACTATTTTCCTGGCTGGTACAGTTGTGGGGCGTCTCGGGCGTACCGCTATGGAGTTAATAAGGGATCGGAGAGTCCTGTGCTAGATGACTATGTCATGGCTTATCTCTTTGCTCAG TGGAGGAGCGACTTCGTAAACGGCTGGGTGAAGTTATCCAGTGACCACGAGATTCAAGAGGAGTGTCTGGGCATGGCAGTGCTGGATATGATGAGGACGGGCAAAGAGAAGCAGTGCTCTCCGCTGGACATCTACAATGAAATTAG TTACAAGTCTTTCCTTCCTAAAGACATGAGGGAACGTATCCAGGATTACCACTTCATCACAAGGAAGCGCATTCGCCATCGTTTCCGGAAGGTGGTCCAGCAGCTCAGCCAGTGCCGAGCCTCAGCCCGTGACCTGAAGCTCAAGTACCTGATCAGCCTCGAGTCTCTGGACTCTGGCTTCTACACCGAACGCTTTAAGGTCAAAAAGCCCTCGGCCGAGCAGGTCACCATAATCGTCTCTGCAGACCACGGTATTCAGTTGTGCCGTGAACAACCTAAAGACACACAGCTGGAG GACCTGCAGACGTATTGTGATTTTGCAGAAGTTGTGGATATCAGTATCAGGCAGGCCTGCAAAGAGGGGAGGGATACGAACCGAATCGTCTCCATCAACAGACAAGACGGCAAACCTCTA GAGCTGGAGTTCTCCTCCTCAATGGAGGCGTTGTCGTTTGTGTCTCTGATCGACGGTTACTACAGACTGACCACAGACGCCCTTCACTACCTCTGCAAGGACGTGGCACCACCCCATCTGCTGGAGGCCATCGAGAGCTACTGCCACGGGCCAATATC AATGGACTTTGCAATCAGCAAATTGCGCAAGTCAGGAAACCAGAGAGGTCTGTTTGTGCTACGGTGCAGCCCCAAAGACTTCAACAAATACTTTCTGACTCTTGCAGTTGGG GCATATGAGGATGTAGAGTACAAGCACTGCCTGATCACCAGGTCCGTGACTGGCGACTACAATCTCAGTGGAACCAAAAGGAGTTTCAGAAGCTTGAAGGAACTGCTCAAGTGTTACCAAAAGGAAACGGTGAAATCGGAAGACATTGTCTTTCAGTTCAGCAGGTTCTGTTCACCAAGGGCCAGAG AAAAGTCAAATCTGTTGGTGTGTCGAAGCAATAGGGGTTCAGAGGTCCCCCTCTCTTCCTCCATGCAGAGAAGTAACATCAGTCAAATGGTGTTTCACAAAATCAAGAAAGAAGATCTCGACCTT GGTGAGAGTCTAGGTCAAGGAACGTTCACCAAGATCTTCAGAGGGATTCGGAAAGAGCAGGGAGACTATGGAGAAACCCATAAGACCGAAGTCATTGTCAAAGTCTTGGACAAAGCACACAGAAATTACTCTGAG TCTTTCTTCGAGGCAGCCAGCATCATGAGCCAGCTCACCCACAAGCATCTGGTGTTGACCTACGGCGTCTGTGTGTGCGGCGAGGAGA ACATCATGGTGCAAGAATATGTGAAGTTTGGATCTTTGGATACTTACCTAAAGAAGAACAAGAATTCTATGTCAGTCAACATCTTGTGGAAGCTGGAGGTGGCCAAGCAGCTGGCCTGGGCCATGCTTTTTTTG GAGGAGAAGAATCTGACTCATGGGAATGTATGCGCGAAGAACATTTTGTTGATCAGAGAGGAGGACAGGACACAGGGAAACCCACCCTTCATCAAACTGAGCGACCCGGGCATCAGCGTCACGGTGCTGCccagagaga TTCTTGTGGAGCGAATCCCCTGGGTGCCCCCCGAATGCATCGTAGACCCTAAAAACCTGAGTCCTGCCACAGACAAGTGGAGCTTTGGCACAACAGTATGGGAGATATGCAGCGGAGGAGAAAAGCCACTTGCCAATATGGACAACTCCAAG AAACATTTGTTCTATGAAAATCATCACCAACTTCCAGCTCCAAAGTGGACGGAGCTTGCAAACCTGATTAACAGTTGCATGGATTACGAGCCAACAGTCCGACCTTCGTTCAGAGCCATCATACGTGACCTCAACAATCTCTTCTGCCCAG ATTATGAGATAGTGAAGGAGACCGACATATTACCGAGCAGAACCGGAGCGTCTGGATTCAGTTCCGGAGCGTTTGAGAACGAGGAGCCGGTTCAGTTTGAGGAGAGACATCTCATTTTCCTCCAGCAGCTGGGCAAG GGAAACTTTGGCAGTGTGGAAATGTGCAGGTACGACCCCCTGCAGGACAACACTGGGGAGGTGGTGGCCGTAAAGAAACTGCAACACAGCACAACTGAACACATCCGAGACTTTGAGCGAGAGATCGAGATCCTGAAATCCCTCCAGCACGAGAACATTGTGAAATACAAAGGAGTATGCTACGGTGCAG GAAGGAGAAATCTACGGCTGGTTATGGAGTATCTACCATACGGCAGTCTGCGCGACTACCTCAACAAGAACAAAGACAGGATTGACCACAACAAGCTCGTTTTTTATTCTGCTCAAATATGCAAA GGAATGGAATACCTGGCAACGAAGCGGTACATTCACAGAGACCTGGCCACGCGAAACATTTTAGTTGAGAGTGAGTTTCGGGTGAAGATCGGCGATTTTGGCTTGACCAAGGTTTTGCCTCAGGACAAAGAATACTACAAGGTTAAAGAACCTGGGGAGAGCCCGATTTTCTG GTATGCACCGGAGTCTCTAACTGAAAGCAAGTTCTCGGTGGCATCTGATGTCTGGAGTTTTGGAGTGGTTCTGTATGAACTCTTCACGTACAGCAACAAGCTCTGTAGTCCACCTACA GTGTTCATGAGTATGATGGGAGGAGACAAGCAGGGACAGACGATCGTCTATCATCTCATTGAGCTCTTGAAACGAGGGAACCTTTTACCGCAACCCGCAGGGTGTCCATCTGAG ATCTACGAGATCATGCAAGAATGCTGGGACAACGATCCTTGTGTCCGGCCAACTTTTAAGCAGCTGGCTCTCCATGTGGACTTAATTCGGGATGGCAGCGATTTAGACAGATATACCCAAGTGCCTGCATTTTAA
- the jak2b gene encoding tyrosine-protein kinase JAK2 isoform X1 translates to MDMETAACELLHQNGDVHHEDLGVKQSTVLKIHFYHSSQSDAPCGPLCYPQGQYITEQLIIDAAKECGVSPVYCSLFGLYKEDEGIWLSPNHILHLDEASDENLLFRIRYYFPGWYSCGASRAYRYGVNKGSESPVLDDYVMAYLFAQWRSDFVNGWVKLSSDHEIQEECLGMAVLDMMRTGKEKQCSPLDIYNEISYKSFLPKDMRERIQDYHFITRKRIRHRFRKVVQQLSQCRASARDLKLKYLISLESLDSGFYTERFKVKKPSAEQVTIIVSADHGIQLCREQPKDTQLEQDLQTYCDFAEVVDISIRQACKEGRDTNRIVSINRQDGKPLELEFSSSMEALSFVSLIDGYYRLTTDALHYLCKDVAPPHLLEAIESYCHGPISMDFAISKLRKSGNQRGLFVLRCSPKDFNKYFLTLAVGAYEDVEYKHCLITRSVTGDYNLSGTKRSFRSLKELLKCYQKETVKSEDIVFQFSRFCSPRAREKSNLLVCRSNRGSEVPLSSSMQRSNISQMVFHKIKKEDLDLGESLGQGTFTKIFRGIRKEQGDYGETHKTEVIVKVLDKAHRNYSESFFEAASIMSQLTHKHLVLTYGVCVCGEENIMVQEYVKFGSLDTYLKKNKNSMSVNILWKLEVAKQLAWAMLFLEEKNLTHGNVCAKNILLIREEDRTQGNPPFIKLSDPGISVTVLPREILVERIPWVPPECIVDPKNLSPATDKWSFGTTVWEICSGGEKPLANMDNSKKHLFYENHHQLPAPKWTELANLINSCMDYEPTVRPSFRAIIRDLNNLFCPDYEIVKETDILPSRTGASGFSSGAFENEEPVQFEERHLIFLQQLGKGNFGSVEMCRYDPLQDNTGEVVAVKKLQHSTTEHIRDFEREIEILKSLQHENIVKYKGVCYGAGRRNLRLVMEYLPYGSLRDYLNKNKDRIDHNKLVFYSAQICKGMEYLATKRYIHRDLATRNILVESEFRVKIGDFGLTKVLPQDKEYYKVKEPGESPIFWYAPESLTESKFSVASDVWSFGVVLYELFTYSNKLCSPPTVFMSMMGGDKQGQTIVYHLIELLKRGNLLPQPAGCPSEIYEIMQECWDNDPCVRPTFKQLALHVDLIRDGSDLDRYTQVPAF, encoded by the exons ATGGACATGGAGACAGCAGCCTGTGAACTCCTTCACCAGAATGGCGACGTCCACCATGAGGACCTTGGCGTGAAGCAATCCACAgttcttaaaatacatttctaccACAGCAGTCAGAGTGACGCCCCCTGCGGCCCCCTCTGTTACCCACAAGGACAGTACATCACTGAACAGCTCATCATCGATGCCGCCAAAGAGTGCG GAGTGTCGCCAGTCTACTGTAGCCTGTTTGGGTTGTACAAGGAAGATGAAGGCATCTGGTTATCGCCCAATCACATTCTGCATTTAGATGAAGCATCTGATGAGAATCTGTTGTTCAGAATTAG GTACTATTTTCCTGGCTGGTACAGTTGTGGGGCGTCTCGGGCGTACCGCTATGGAGTTAATAAGGGATCGGAGAGTCCTGTGCTAGATGACTATGTCATGGCTTATCTCTTTGCTCAG TGGAGGAGCGACTTCGTAAACGGCTGGGTGAAGTTATCCAGTGACCACGAGATTCAAGAGGAGTGTCTGGGCATGGCAGTGCTGGATATGATGAGGACGGGCAAAGAGAAGCAGTGCTCTCCGCTGGACATCTACAATGAAATTAG TTACAAGTCTTTCCTTCCTAAAGACATGAGGGAACGTATCCAGGATTACCACTTCATCACAAGGAAGCGCATTCGCCATCGTTTCCGGAAGGTGGTCCAGCAGCTCAGCCAGTGCCGAGCCTCAGCCCGTGACCTGAAGCTCAAGTACCTGATCAGCCTCGAGTCTCTGGACTCTGGCTTCTACACCGAACGCTTTAAGGTCAAAAAGCCCTCGGCCGAGCAGGTCACCATAATCGTCTCTGCAGACCACGGTATTCAGTTGTGCCGTGAACAACCTAAAGACACACAGCTGGAG CAGGACCTGCAGACGTATTGTGATTTTGCAGAAGTTGTGGATATCAGTATCAGGCAGGCCTGCAAAGAGGGGAGGGATACGAACCGAATCGTCTCCATCAACAGACAAGACGGCAAACCTCTA GAGCTGGAGTTCTCCTCCTCAATGGAGGCGTTGTCGTTTGTGTCTCTGATCGACGGTTACTACAGACTGACCACAGACGCCCTTCACTACCTCTGCAAGGACGTGGCACCACCCCATCTGCTGGAGGCCATCGAGAGCTACTGCCACGGGCCAATATC AATGGACTTTGCAATCAGCAAATTGCGCAAGTCAGGAAACCAGAGAGGTCTGTTTGTGCTACGGTGCAGCCCCAAAGACTTCAACAAATACTTTCTGACTCTTGCAGTTGGG GCATATGAGGATGTAGAGTACAAGCACTGCCTGATCACCAGGTCCGTGACTGGCGACTACAATCTCAGTGGAACCAAAAGGAGTTTCAGAAGCTTGAAGGAACTGCTCAAGTGTTACCAAAAGGAAACGGTGAAATCGGAAGACATTGTCTTTCAGTTCAGCAGGTTCTGTTCACCAAGGGCCAGAG AAAAGTCAAATCTGTTGGTGTGTCGAAGCAATAGGGGTTCAGAGGTCCCCCTCTCTTCCTCCATGCAGAGAAGTAACATCAGTCAAATGGTGTTTCACAAAATCAAGAAAGAAGATCTCGACCTT GGTGAGAGTCTAGGTCAAGGAACGTTCACCAAGATCTTCAGAGGGATTCGGAAAGAGCAGGGAGACTATGGAGAAACCCATAAGACCGAAGTCATTGTCAAAGTCTTGGACAAAGCACACAGAAATTACTCTGAG TCTTTCTTCGAGGCAGCCAGCATCATGAGCCAGCTCACCCACAAGCATCTGGTGTTGACCTACGGCGTCTGTGTGTGCGGCGAGGAGA ACATCATGGTGCAAGAATATGTGAAGTTTGGATCTTTGGATACTTACCTAAAGAAGAACAAGAATTCTATGTCAGTCAACATCTTGTGGAAGCTGGAGGTGGCCAAGCAGCTGGCCTGGGCCATGCTTTTTTTG GAGGAGAAGAATCTGACTCATGGGAATGTATGCGCGAAGAACATTTTGTTGATCAGAGAGGAGGACAGGACACAGGGAAACCCACCCTTCATCAAACTGAGCGACCCGGGCATCAGCGTCACGGTGCTGCccagagaga TTCTTGTGGAGCGAATCCCCTGGGTGCCCCCCGAATGCATCGTAGACCCTAAAAACCTGAGTCCTGCCACAGACAAGTGGAGCTTTGGCACAACAGTATGGGAGATATGCAGCGGAGGAGAAAAGCCACTTGCCAATATGGACAACTCCAAG AAACATTTGTTCTATGAAAATCATCACCAACTTCCAGCTCCAAAGTGGACGGAGCTTGCAAACCTGATTAACAGTTGCATGGATTACGAGCCAACAGTCCGACCTTCGTTCAGAGCCATCATACGTGACCTCAACAATCTCTTCTGCCCAG ATTATGAGATAGTGAAGGAGACCGACATATTACCGAGCAGAACCGGAGCGTCTGGATTCAGTTCCGGAGCGTTTGAGAACGAGGAGCCGGTTCAGTTTGAGGAGAGACATCTCATTTTCCTCCAGCAGCTGGGCAAG GGAAACTTTGGCAGTGTGGAAATGTGCAGGTACGACCCCCTGCAGGACAACACTGGGGAGGTGGTGGCCGTAAAGAAACTGCAACACAGCACAACTGAACACATCCGAGACTTTGAGCGAGAGATCGAGATCCTGAAATCCCTCCAGCACGAGAACATTGTGAAATACAAAGGAGTATGCTACGGTGCAG GAAGGAGAAATCTACGGCTGGTTATGGAGTATCTACCATACGGCAGTCTGCGCGACTACCTCAACAAGAACAAAGACAGGATTGACCACAACAAGCTCGTTTTTTATTCTGCTCAAATATGCAAA GGAATGGAATACCTGGCAACGAAGCGGTACATTCACAGAGACCTGGCCACGCGAAACATTTTAGTTGAGAGTGAGTTTCGGGTGAAGATCGGCGATTTTGGCTTGACCAAGGTTTTGCCTCAGGACAAAGAATACTACAAGGTTAAAGAACCTGGGGAGAGCCCGATTTTCTG GTATGCACCGGAGTCTCTAACTGAAAGCAAGTTCTCGGTGGCATCTGATGTCTGGAGTTTTGGAGTGGTTCTGTATGAACTCTTCACGTACAGCAACAAGCTCTGTAGTCCACCTACA GTGTTCATGAGTATGATGGGAGGAGACAAGCAGGGACAGACGATCGTCTATCATCTCATTGAGCTCTTGAAACGAGGGAACCTTTTACCGCAACCCGCAGGGTGTCCATCTGAG ATCTACGAGATCATGCAAGAATGCTGGGACAACGATCCTTGTGTCCGGCCAACTTTTAAGCAGCTGGCTCTCCATGTGGACTTAATTCGGGATGGCAGCGATTTAGACAGATATACCCAAGTGCCTGCATTTTAA
- the nrarpb gene encoding notch-regulated ankyrin repeat-containing protein B, giving the protein MSQDMTCSARQRVFQEALRKGNTKELHSLLQNMTNCEFNVNSFGPEGQTALHQSVIDGNLELVKLLVKFGADIRLANRDGWSALHIAAFGGHQDIVLYLVTRAKYSSSAI; this is encoded by the coding sequence ATGAGTCAGGACATGACTTGCTCCGCGCGTCAGCGAGTGTTTCAGGAAGCGCTTAGGAAGGGCAACACCAAGGAACTTCATTCCCTCTTGCAAAACATGACAAACTGCGAATTTAACGTGAACTCGTTCGGACCCGAGGGACAGACGGCGCTGCACCAGTCCGTGATCGACGGCAACTTGGAGTTAGTGAAGCTGCTCGTGAAGTTCGGCGCGGACATCCGCCTGGCCAACAGAGACGGATGGAGCGCGCTGCACATAGCGGCCTTTGGTGGACACCAGGACATCGTCCTTTACCTCGTGACGCGGGCGAAATACTCCTCGAGCGCAATCTGA